Proteins encoded together in one Rubripirellula reticaptiva window:
- a CDS encoding S8 family peptidase → MKSDVQKKKPIDDGIEANRSRIEPCEPRLALSASLAGDVLLQALDSAHLFDDSLLDDSPDPEPASNVIAQAADLRETVNLTGAGQTVAVIDSGVAWDHVALKSDIALPGFGPGYRVVGGWDFAENDSDPYDDGPAGYHGTHVAGVLAGNTNDFVGVAPEADIVSLRVFDDNGYSELEWIESALQWVHANQHSFESPITTVNLSVGAALSDANRVVAMDMLEDEFALLRQDNILVFAAAGNFFDDGDDDTGLLYPASSPFVVPVSSTDPDGSLSDFAQRESGIFATGGRQIVSSVPDHVFGWDGKVDDFAGLDGTSMATPQIAGASMLVRQAMIGEGLSPTANDILERMRDSSIEQIDPTSGLTYRTFDLATAVGNFDGETTSPSTLDHFDGSNSSDEVELDLRDGIVLRVGGVAYSLAPSANDAAIVIDVSGGDDTLTILGSTGAERLIASAGGNADGVSSLSTNAFTIELRGFENISFHGGGGPDRATLFDSPGSDTLESRPGNATLKGTGFSFEAIDVPRIYVHGIGGGSDVAFLQDSAGDDNLAVRPQFTSLKSDNAFQLAYGFERVYAYATQGGFDNAEIYDSVGDDTMSVSSGRSIITGTNYHVSASGFESTTGYASNGGDDIAKIYSEQTNSQWESAPDRLQWTGSDGAVRIARGFERTEAFEQFQAIQLSPQSQGSAPTEWWAEDSKTRAARDAEAARSVFADLGNQ, encoded by the coding sequence ATGAAAAGCGACGTACAAAAAAAAAAGCCGATCGACGACGGAATCGAGGCTAATCGTTCGCGCATCGAACCGTGCGAGCCGCGGCTCGCGCTTTCGGCGTCGTTAGCCGGCGACGTGCTACTGCAGGCGCTCGACAGCGCCCATCTGTTTGACGATTCGCTGCTGGACGATTCGCCAGATCCTGAACCCGCTTCCAACGTGATCGCCCAAGCAGCGGACTTGCGTGAAACAGTAAACCTGACTGGCGCCGGACAAACCGTGGCTGTCATCGACAGCGGAGTCGCCTGGGATCACGTCGCACTGAAATCCGACATAGCACTCCCCGGATTTGGGCCGGGCTATCGAGTGGTCGGTGGCTGGGACTTTGCTGAAAACGACAGCGACCCGTATGACGACGGACCCGCCGGCTACCACGGCACTCACGTCGCCGGCGTGTTAGCGGGCAATACAAATGACTTCGTCGGAGTCGCTCCCGAAGCAGACATTGTCTCGCTGCGCGTCTTTGATGACAACGGTTACAGCGAACTGGAATGGATCGAATCGGCGCTGCAGTGGGTTCACGCGAACCAACACTCGTTTGAATCACCGATCACGACCGTGAACTTATCCGTCGGTGCCGCACTGTCGGACGCCAATCGCGTCGTCGCGATGGATATGCTTGAAGACGAATTTGCGTTGCTTCGCCAAGACAACATTCTTGTCTTCGCCGCCGCCGGCAACTTTTTCGACGATGGCGATGACGACACGGGACTGCTGTATCCCGCGTCCAGCCCGTTCGTCGTGCCGGTATCGTCGACTGATCCCGACGGCAGCCTCAGCGACTTTGCTCAAAGAGAATCCGGAATCTTTGCTACCGGCGGTCGCCAGATCGTCAGTTCGGTTCCCGATCATGTGTTTGGCTGGGACGGGAAAGTCGACGACTTTGCCGGCCTGGACGGCACCAGCATGGCAACGCCGCAGATTGCCGGCGCTTCGATGCTCGTTCGACAAGCGATGATCGGCGAAGGACTCTCGCCGACCGCCAATGACATCCTGGAACGAATGCGAGATTCGTCGATCGAACAAATCGATCCCACGTCGGGCCTAACTTATCGCACGTTCGACTTGGCCACTGCGGTTGGCAATTTTGACGGTGAGACAACATCGCCATCAACCCTTGATCACTTTGACGGATCCAACAGCAGCGACGAAGTTGAACTGGATCTTCGCGATGGGATCGTGCTTCGAGTCGGCGGCGTCGCCTACTCACTCGCCCCGAGCGCAAACGATGCGGCAATCGTGATTGATGTCAGCGGCGGTGACGACACCCTGACGATCTTAGGCAGCACCGGCGCCGAACGATTGATCGCCAGCGCGGGCGGCAATGCCGATGGCGTAAGTTCATTATCGACCAATGCGTTCACGATTGAACTGCGTGGCTTCGAAAACATCTCGTTTCATGGCGGCGGCGGCCCCGACCGAGCTACTTTGTTTGATTCACCTGGATCGGACACTTTGGAATCGCGTCCGGGGAATGCCACGTTGAAGGGCACTGGCTTTTCGTTCGAAGCGATCGATGTGCCGCGAATCTATGTCCACGGAATCGGCGGCGGCAGCGACGTTGCGTTTTTGCAAGACAGCGCCGGCGACGACAACCTTGCTGTGCGTCCGCAATTCACAAGTTTGAAAAGCGACAATGCATTTCAACTAGCCTACGGATTTGAACGCGTCTACGCTTACGCAACTCAGGGTGGATTCGACAACGCCGAAATCTATGACTCGGTTGGCGACGACACGATGAGCGTTTCGAGTGGCCGGTCGATCATCACCGGAACGAACTATCACGTATCGGCTAGCGGTTTTGAATCGACCACCGGCTACGCTTCAAACGGTGGCGATGACATCGCCAAAATCTATTCGGAACAAACCAATTCTCAGTGGGAATCTGCACCGGACCGATTGCAATGGACCGGCAGTGACGGTGCGGTCCGGATCGCACGCGGCTTTGAACGCACCGAAGCGTTCGAACAATTCCAGGCCATCCAGCTAAGCCCTCAATCCCAGGGTTCGGCACCAACCGAGTGGTGGGCTGAAGACTCGAAAACACGCGCCGCTCGAGACGCCGAAGCGGCGAGATCGGTCTTTGCCGATCTCGGCAATCAGTAG
- a CDS encoding sulfatase family protein produces the protein MRSLGTFFLCLVGVVTATADTPMNLVIIQTDEHNFRTLGCYRETLPAEQALVWGKQAVVQTPAIDAIAHRGAICTSFYATSPVCTPSRAAFFSGRYPQNTGSWQNDLPLAGDIVTFAEVLRQNGYATGYAGKWHLDGPGKPQWAPERQFGFQDNRFMFNRGHWKKFEITDKGPQVAARGKNGEPSYSLAGADEKSFSTDWLSDRAVEFIRQHAGDPFCYHLSLPDPHGPNAVRSPYDSMYENLPIRPPMTFAHEGENPGWVSGGGKNSSLKFSAQQMALYFGMVRCIDDNVAKITKTIDQLGLTDRTVVVFTSDHGDLCYEHGRLNKGNPYEGSAKVPMIVAAPGKIPAGTRVDQALGTVDFSPTILTLLGIDSKLQPKAIEGRDASALLLGESNDDWNDVTFLRSAGMKPGWLAAVSDRYKLVVSVSDDPWLFDLQSDPDELVNQFGRPDHAAVTKSLAHALQEYAQSYGDTHLESSPIAKSIESMIGR, from the coding sequence ATGCGAAGTTTGGGAACGTTTTTCTTGTGCCTTGTCGGCGTCGTCACTGCGACGGCCGATACGCCCATGAACTTGGTGATCATTCAAACCGACGAGCATAATTTTCGGACGCTTGGGTGTTACCGCGAAACGTTGCCGGCCGAGCAAGCGCTAGTGTGGGGCAAGCAAGCGGTTGTGCAGACACCCGCGATCGATGCGATTGCTCATCGCGGTGCCATCTGCACATCGTTTTATGCGACCAGCCCTGTTTGCACGCCGTCACGAGCAGCCTTCTTTTCAGGACGCTATCCGCAAAACACAGGCAGTTGGCAAAACGATCTGCCGTTGGCTGGTGACATCGTCACGTTTGCCGAAGTGCTTCGACAAAACGGCTACGCGACCGGTTACGCGGGCAAGTGGCATCTCGACGGTCCGGGGAAACCTCAGTGGGCGCCTGAGCGGCAATTCGGTTTTCAAGACAACCGTTTCATGTTCAACCGCGGACATTGGAAAAAGTTTGAAATCACGGACAAGGGGCCACAGGTTGCCGCGCGAGGCAAAAATGGCGAACCAAGCTACTCACTCGCCGGCGCTGATGAAAAGTCTTTTTCGACCGACTGGTTGTCCGATCGCGCTGTGGAATTTATTCGTCAACATGCGGGCGATCCGTTTTGTTATCACCTCAGCCTGCCTGATCCGCACGGTCCCAACGCGGTGCGTTCGCCCTACGATTCGATGTACGAGAATTTGCCAATTCGACCACCAATGACATTTGCGCATGAGGGCGAAAACCCGGGCTGGGTATCCGGCGGTGGAAAGAATTCGAGTTTGAAGTTTTCGGCTCAGCAAATGGCGTTGTATTTCGGAATGGTTCGTTGCATCGACGATAACGTTGCCAAAATCACGAAGACGATTGACCAGCTTGGTTTGACCGATCGGACGGTTGTCGTGTTCACGTCGGACCATGGCGACTTGTGTTATGAGCATGGGCGTCTGAACAAAGGCAACCCGTATGAAGGCAGTGCCAAGGTTCCGATGATCGTGGCTGCACCTGGCAAGATTCCGGCGGGCACGCGAGTTGATCAAGCGCTAGGCACGGTCGACTTCTCGCCGACGATCTTGACATTGTTGGGAATCGACTCGAAACTTCAACCCAAAGCCATCGAAGGACGCGATGCCTCTGCCTTGTTATTGGGCGAATCCAATGACGACTGGAATGACGTCACTTTCTTGCGATCAGCCGGAATGAAGCCCGGTTGGTTGGCTGCGGTCAGCGATCGTTACAAATTGGTCGTGTCGGTTTCTGATGATCCGTGGTTATTTGATTTGCAATCGGATCCCGATGAATTGGTGAACCAATTTGGGCGTCCCGATCATGCAGCGGTTACCAAGTCGCTTGCCCATGCACTGCAAGAGTACGCGCAATCGTATGGCGACACTCATTTGGAATCGTCGCCAATTGCCAAATCGATCGAGTCCATGATTGGTCGCTAG
- the leuD gene encoding 3-isopropylmalate dehydratase small subunit — MQNFTIHTGVVATMDRANVDTDQIIPKQFLKRIERTGFGQFLFFDWRFLDDGKTPNPEFELNQDNVKGASVLVVGQNFGSGSSREHAVWALDDYGFRAVIAPSFADIFFNNCFKNGVLPITLSEADVAELFKRAAANPSYQLTVNLENQTVSDSDGFERSFEVDASRRENMLKGLDDIDQTLLREAKITAYENARTW; from the coding sequence ATGCAAAACTTTACCATTCACACCGGCGTCGTTGCCACGATGGACCGTGCCAACGTTGACACTGACCAAATTATCCCCAAGCAATTCCTAAAACGAATTGAACGAACGGGCTTTGGCCAGTTTCTGTTTTTCGATTGGCGTTTCTTGGACGATGGCAAAACGCCGAACCCCGAATTTGAACTCAACCAAGACAACGTCAAAGGTGCGTCGGTCTTGGTCGTTGGCCAGAATTTTGGCAGCGGCAGTTCTCGCGAACACGCTGTTTGGGCGCTCGATGATTACGGTTTCCGAGCCGTCATCGCACCTTCGTTCGCGGACATCTTCTTCAACAACTGTTTCAAGAACGGCGTGCTTCCTATCACGCTCTCCGAAGCCGATGTCGCAGAACTGTTCAAACGCGCCGCCGCGAATCCGTCGTATCAATTGACGGTCAACTTGGAAAACCAAACCGTGTCCGATTCGGATGGGTTTGAACGCTCGTTTGAAGTCGACGCTAGCCGCCGCGAGAACATGCTGAAGGGACTCGACGACATCGACCAAACCCTGCTTCGCGAAGCAAAGATTACGGCTTACGAGAACGCCCGCACCTGGTAA
- a CDS encoding tyrosine-type recombinase/integrase, whose translation MAWLQNDPSGNFHISFRFAGRKYKRSLKTKNETEAQTRLHRLEENIRLVESGRLELPDNADAPIFLLSDGKLESKRSATERVQLSGLFQRYFDGIPDDALEDTTVDGMKTHQTHLERHIGARFPIDSLTRETLQTYVQKRAKAPGIRGRKLSPATIRKELVTLRSVWNWALAESIVATPYPLKGVRFPKTDEKPHFQTMQEIADQIERGNLDEAASLDLWDCLFLTREQIEELLDYVEQTANHPFIYPMFVAAAHTGVRRSELMRSQFVDFNATHMVVREKKRVRGQRSTRRVPMSDRLTKAIKQWRTVHPGGLHTFCIPDIARSKKSRESLLPITRNEANDHFQRTLAGSKWEVIRGWHCLRHSFCSNCASQGVDQRIIDAWVGHTTEAMRKRYRHLFPTKEQEVIKSVFG comes from the coding sequence ATGGCATGGCTTCAAAATGATCCTTCCGGCAATTTCCACATCAGCTTTCGATTTGCCGGCCGCAAGTACAAACGCTCCCTGAAAACCAAAAACGAAACGGAAGCACAGACAAGGCTTCACCGACTGGAGGAGAACATTCGGCTGGTTGAAAGTGGGCGTTTGGAGTTGCCTGACAACGCGGATGCTCCAATTTTTCTTCTCTCCGATGGCAAGCTGGAATCCAAAAGGTCGGCCACCGAACGGGTTCAGCTTTCGGGACTGTTCCAGCGATACTTCGATGGCATACCGGACGATGCATTAGAGGACACTACAGTTGATGGCATGAAGACGCACCAGACCCACCTGGAGCGACACATTGGTGCTCGATTCCCCATAGATTCACTCACTCGTGAGACGTTACAGACCTACGTTCAGAAGCGAGCCAAGGCGCCAGGGATTCGCGGTCGAAAGCTGAGCCCGGCGACAATCAGAAAGGAACTCGTCACACTCCGTAGCGTCTGGAATTGGGCGTTGGCGGAGAGCATCGTCGCGACTCCTTACCCACTGAAGGGAGTTCGCTTTCCGAAGACGGATGAAAAACCGCACTTTCAAACGATGCAAGAGATTGCTGACCAAATCGAGCGTGGCAATTTGGACGAGGCTGCTTCCCTAGATTTATGGGACTGCCTCTTTTTGACGCGCGAGCAGATTGAAGAGTTGCTTGACTACGTTGAGCAAACCGCAAACCACCCGTTTATCTATCCAATGTTCGTTGCGGCAGCGCACACGGGTGTACGGCGGAGCGAGTTGATGCGTTCTCAATTCGTTGACTTCAACGCGACGCACATGGTCGTTCGCGAGAAAAAGCGAGTCCGTGGGCAACGGTCAACGAGGCGAGTCCCCATGTCGGATCGCCTGACCAAGGCGATCAAGCAGTGGAGAACGGTTCATCCAGGTGGCCTGCACACGTTTTGCATTCCTGATATCGCCCGCAGCAAAAAGAGTCGCGAGAGCCTGTTGCCAATTACTCGCAACGAAGCGAATGACCACTTCCAACGGACGCTGGCCGGCTCAAAGTGGGAAGTCATTCGCGGGTGGCACTGTCTTCGACACTCGTTTTGCAGCAACTGTGCGTCGCAGGGCGTCGATCAACGAATCATCGACGCTTGGGTTGGTCATACTACCGAAGCCATGCGGAAACGCTATCGGCATCTATTCCCGACAAAGGAGCAAGAAGTTATCAAGAGCGTGTTCGGCTAA
- the glmS gene encoding glutamine--fructose-6-phosphate transaminase (isomerizing) produces MCGIVGYVGGDDACQFLIDGLRRLEYRGYDSSGIAIQGDNDFAITRSVGRIDSLVGRIGDELPTGTMGIGHTRWATHGPATEPNAHPHQGGDGEVVLVHNGVIENFLDLKKELIEKGYVFKSDTDSEVVAHLVAEKLKTTAEIAGQPNMRYLNAVQASVARLRGTYGLAIAFRDRPNFIIAARFGSPLVIGVGKGEYFISSDASPLAGRTDRIVYLADHQIAVLTPEGFSVIHRDSGRVRVDIRPLEVDTGDVSLNGFDHYMLKEIYEQPESIRNAMRGRLDDQDATAVFGGLNLTPQQLRSVERIVLTGCGTSWHSALVGEYLIEELARIPVSVEYASELRYRNPPMENNTLVFGITQSGETADTLAALRETKRKGHRTLAICNVVASSIAQAADGGVYLHAGPEIGVASTKAYTSQCCVLAMLALYFGRTRHMSYEGGKRLIEELRRLPAAVQQALTTDEQVRDVAKKYCNATNFLYLGRQYNFPTALEGALKLKEISYIHAEGYPAAEMKHGPIALVDKDTPSLFIVPRGTTHDKVMANMEEVKARGGPIIAVASHDDPHIEAIADDVIRVPSVQEFLQPIVTVVPLQLLSYHIALLRGCDVDKPRNLAKSVTVE; encoded by the coding sequence ATGTGCGGCATTGTGGGTTACGTTGGCGGCGATGATGCGTGTCAATTCTTGATCGACGGTCTACGTCGGTTGGAATATCGCGGCTATGACTCATCAGGGATCGCGATCCAAGGCGACAATGATTTTGCGATCACTCGGTCAGTTGGACGCATTGATTCACTGGTTGGACGGATCGGCGATGAATTACCGACCGGTACCATGGGCATCGGGCACACTCGATGGGCCACTCACGGACCAGCCACTGAACCGAACGCTCACCCGCATCAAGGCGGTGATGGCGAAGTCGTGCTGGTTCACAATGGTGTGATTGAGAATTTTCTGGATCTCAAGAAGGAATTGATCGAAAAGGGATATGTCTTCAAATCGGATACCGACAGTGAAGTCGTCGCTCACTTGGTCGCCGAGAAGTTAAAAACAACGGCTGAAATCGCTGGCCAGCCGAACATGCGTTACTTGAACGCCGTCCAGGCTTCGGTGGCCCGGCTGCGTGGGACGTATGGTTTGGCGATTGCGTTTCGGGACCGGCCCAACTTTATCATTGCCGCACGATTTGGCAGCCCGCTGGTCATTGGCGTTGGCAAAGGCGAGTACTTCATCAGCAGCGACGCATCGCCGCTAGCCGGTCGCACTGACCGTATCGTGTACTTGGCCGATCACCAGATTGCTGTGCTGACGCCCGAAGGCTTTTCTGTCATTCACCGTGATTCGGGGCGAGTTCGTGTTGACATCCGGCCCTTGGAAGTTGACACCGGCGATGTGAGCCTGAATGGTTTTGACCATTACATGCTGAAGGAAATCTACGAACAACCTGAATCGATTCGCAACGCGATGCGAGGTCGACTGGATGACCAAGACGCCACCGCAGTGTTTGGTGGATTGAACCTAACACCCCAACAACTGCGCAGCGTCGAACGAATCGTTTTGACAGGCTGTGGCACCAGTTGGCACTCGGCGCTGGTGGGTGAGTACCTGATCGAAGAACTCGCGCGGATTCCTGTTAGTGTCGAGTACGCCAGCGAGTTGCGGTATCGCAATCCGCCGATGGAAAACAACACGTTGGTGTTCGGGATCACACAAAGTGGTGAGACCGCCGACACGCTAGCAGCACTGCGTGAAACCAAACGCAAAGGGCACCGGACGCTGGCGATTTGTAATGTCGTCGCAAGTTCGATTGCGCAAGCAGCCGACGGCGGCGTGTACTTGCACGCCGGACCCGAAATCGGCGTGGCCAGCACCAAGGCGTACACGTCCCAGTGCTGTGTGCTTGCGATGTTGGCGTTGTACTTTGGTCGAACTCGGCACATGAGCTATGAGGGTGGCAAACGTTTGATCGAAGAGCTAAGACGCTTGCCCGCAGCCGTTCAACAAGCACTGACGACGGACGAACAAGTGCGTGACGTGGCCAAAAAGTACTGTAACGCCACCAACTTTTTGTACTTGGGACGCCAATACAATTTTCCGACGGCACTCGAAGGCGCTCTGAAGCTAAAGGAAATCAGCTACATCCACGCCGAGGGTTACCCGGCCGCCGAGATGAAGCACGGTCCGATCGCATTGGTCGACAAGGATACGCCAAGTCTGTTCATCGTCCCGCGTGGCACGACGCACGATAAGGTCATGGCCAACATGGAAGAAGTGAAGGCTCGCGGTGGTCCGATCATCGCGGTCGCTAGCCACGATGATCCGCACATCGAAGCAATTGCCGATGACGTGATTCGCGTCCCCTCGGTCCAAGAATTCTTGCAACCAATCGTGACGGTAGTTCCGCTGCAATTGCTGTCCTATCACATCGCGCTGCTGCGTGGCTGTGACGTTGATAAGCCACGAAATTTAGCAAAAAGCGTTACTGTCGAGTAA
- the hemL gene encoding glutamate-1-semialdehyde 2,1-aminomutase codes for MTHDIGPKSVAAFQRASKLMPGGVNSPARAFGAVGGTPLFIDHAEGPYLFDIDGRRYLDYIGSWGPMILGHANGEVIDAIVRAASRGTSYGAPTEAESMLAEQIIDAVPSIEKVRLVNSGTEATMSAIRVARGATGRNKIIKFSGNYHGHVDSLLVAAGSAAATLGVPDSPGVTPGAGGDTIVLAYNDPQGVVEAFQKYAGQIAAVILEPVVGNMGCVPGTIEFLTCLREQTTADGAVLIFDEVMTGFRLAFGGAQERFGITPDMTTLGKIVGGGMPLGAYGGRADIMNQVIPAGKIFQAGTLSGNPVAVAAGSTTLRILKEKPPYEYLEKMGQRLADGLDRAATAAGIPHTMGHVGSMVTLFFNPDPVHCWADADRCDREAFGRYFWGLIGEGVYMPCSQFESLFFSSTHTEANIDQTIAAAEKVLKKIA; via the coding sequence ATGACCCATGATATCGGTCCCAAGAGCGTCGCAGCGTTCCAGCGTGCTAGCAAATTGATGCCTGGCGGCGTCAACAGTCCCGCTCGCGCGTTCGGTGCCGTCGGTGGAACGCCGCTATTCATCGACCATGCCGAAGGGCCGTACTTGTTCGACATCGACGGTCGGCGATACCTGGACTACATCGGTTCATGGGGGCCGATGATCTTGGGGCACGCCAACGGCGAAGTGATCGACGCGATCGTGCGAGCGGCCAGTCGCGGAACCAGTTATGGTGCGCCGACCGAAGCCGAGTCGATGCTAGCCGAGCAGATCATTGATGCCGTTCCAAGCATCGAAAAGGTTCGGCTGGTCAACAGCGGTACCGAAGCCACGATGAGTGCCATTCGCGTAGCTCGCGGTGCCACCGGACGTAACAAGATCATCAAGTTCTCGGGCAACTATCACGGCCATGTCGATTCGCTGTTGGTTGCTGCTGGTAGTGCCGCGGCGACTCTTGGCGTTCCCGATTCACCCGGCGTCACACCCGGTGCGGGCGGCGACACGATTGTGTTGGCGTACAACGATCCGCAAGGCGTCGTCGAAGCATTCCAGAAGTACGCCGGCCAAATCGCCGCTGTCATCCTGGAGCCTGTCGTCGGCAACATGGGATGCGTTCCAGGAACGATAGAGTTTCTGACCTGCCTGCGCGAACAAACGACCGCCGACGGCGCAGTCCTGATCTTCGACGAAGTGATGACGGGTTTCCGATTGGCATTTGGCGGTGCACAAGAGCGTTTCGGAATCACGCCCGACATGACGACCCTCGGCAAGATCGTCGGTGGCGGCATGCCGCTAGGCGCCTACGGTGGCCGAGCCGACATCATGAATCAAGTGATCCCAGCCGGAAAGATTTTTCAGGCAGGTACGCTGAGCGGCAATCCAGTCGCCGTCGCCGCCGGCAGCACCACGCTGCGGATCCTGAAGGAAAAGCCGCCCTACGAATATCTCGAAAAAATGGGACAGCGACTGGCCGACGGCCTGGACCGGGCAGCCACTGCCGCCGGCATCCCGCACACGATGGGGCACGTCGGCAGCATGGTCACGCTGTTCTTCAACCCGGATCCGGTTCACTGCTGGGCGGACGCAGATCGCTGCGACCGCGAGGCGTTTGGGCGGTATTTCTGGGGTTTGATCGGCGAAGGCGTCTACATGCCCTGCAGCCAATTCGAGTCGCTGTTCTTCAGCAGCACCCATACCGAAGCGAATATCGACCAGACCATCGCAGCGGCAGAAAAGGTGCTGAAAAAGATTGCCTAA
- the leuC gene encoding 3-isopropylmalate dehydratase large subunit, with amino-acid sequence MTDASSSAPRTMLDKIWEQHVVDAPESGPAIIYIDLHLVHEVTSPQAFEGLRLNNRPVRRPERTIATPDHNVPTSDRSLPIADPISRKQIETLRQNCKEFGVTLFDIDDVRQGIVHVIGPENGYTQPGMTIVCGDSHTATHGAFGSLAFGIGTSEVEHVLATQTLLQFKPKTMELRVDGKLPRGVTAKDMILYLIGKLGTAGGTGYVLEFTGDCVRALTMEERMTVCNMSIEAGARAGMIAPDQTTFDYLRGLPEAPKDFDAAVERWKQLPTDPGATYDVSKVFRGEDIQPQVTWGTNPGQVRSVTDNVPDPSEFTDVTEQKSTASALEYMGLKAGMSIEDVSLSRVFIGSCTNARIEDLRAAAAVVKGYHVSSDVSAMVVPGSGRVKLQAEKEGLDKIFVEAGLDWREAGCSMCLAMNPDKLEPGERCASTSNRNFEGRQGKGGRTHLVSPAMAAAAAIEGHFVDIRNWNYKE; translated from the coding sequence ATGACCGACGCTTCTTCGTCCGCCCCGCGGACCATGCTCGACAAAATCTGGGAACAACACGTCGTCGACGCACCCGAGTCTGGCCCCGCCATCATCTACATCGACCTGCACCTGGTTCACGAAGTGACCAGCCCGCAGGCGTTTGAAGGTCTGAGGCTGAACAATCGCCCCGTCCGCCGCCCCGAGCGAACAATCGCGACACCCGACCACAATGTTCCGACAAGCGACCGCAGCCTGCCAATTGCTGACCCAATCAGCCGCAAGCAAATCGAAACGCTGCGTCAGAACTGCAAAGAGTTCGGTGTCACGCTGTTTGACATCGATGACGTTCGCCAAGGCATCGTTCACGTTATCGGCCCTGAAAATGGCTATACCCAGCCCGGCATGACCATCGTATGCGGCGACTCCCACACCGCGACTCACGGTGCATTCGGTTCGCTGGCATTTGGGATCGGAACCAGCGAAGTCGAGCACGTGTTGGCGACTCAGACGTTGCTGCAGTTCAAACCCAAGACGATGGAACTGCGAGTCGACGGCAAGCTGCCTCGCGGTGTCACCGCCAAAGACATGATTCTATACCTGATCGGCAAGCTGGGCACCGCCGGCGGAACCGGATACGTGTTGGAATTCACCGGCGACTGCGTTCGTGCACTCACCATGGAAGAACGCATGACGGTTTGCAACATGTCGATCGAAGCGGGCGCTCGTGCCGGCATGATCGCACCGGACCAAACCACCTTTGATTATCTTCGCGGTCTTCCTGAAGCACCCAAGGACTTTGACGCCGCCGTCGAACGTTGGAAGCAATTGCCAACCGACCCGGGCGCAACCTACGACGTGTCAAAGGTGTTCCGTGGCGAAGACATCCAGCCGCAAGTGACTTGGGGAACCAACCCCGGTCAAGTCCGCAGCGTTACCGACAACGTGCCGGACCCGTCGGAGTTCACTGACGTCACGGAACAGAAGTCGACGGCCAGCGCGCTGGAATACATGGGGCTGAAAGCCGGCATGTCGATCGAAGACGTTTCGTTGTCCCGAGTTTTCATCGGTTCGTGCACGAACGCTCGCATCGAAGATCTGCGTGCCGCCGCCGCCGTCGTCAAAGGCTATCACGTTTCCTCGGACGTCAGCGCCATGGTGGTGCCGGGCAGTGGCCGAGTCAAATTGCAGGCTGAAAAAGAAGGCCTGGACAAGATTTTTGTCGAAGCGGGTCTCGATTGGCGCGAAGCCGGTTGCAGCATGTGCTTGGCGATGAACCCTGACAAACTTGAACCGGGCGAACGCTGTGCCAGTACCAGCAACCGGAACTTCGAAGGCCGCCAAGGAAAGGGCGGACGGACTCACCTAGTCAGCCCCGCCATGGCCGCCGCCGCAGCCATCGAAGGTCACTTCGTCGACATCCGTAACTGGAACTATAAGGAATAG